Proteins found in one Arachis stenosperma cultivar V10309 chromosome 8, arast.V10309.gnm1.PFL2, whole genome shotgun sequence genomic segment:
- the LOC130944444 gene encoding ribonuclease TUDOR 1-like, which yields MASAAAGPGWFRGRVKAVPSGDCLVIVALSSSKPGRLPEKTLTLSSLIAPRLARRGGVDEPFAWESREFLRKLCIGKEVIFKVDYTVPSIGREFGSVMLGDKNVSLLVVSQGWAKVREQGQQKGEASPYLAELLQLEEQAKQEGLGRWSKVPGAAEASIRNLPPSALGGDDSKFNAMALLDAKKGVPMEAIVEQVRDGSTLRIYLLPEFQFVQVFVAGIQAPQMGRRAPSESVVESELTTDDTNGNGDAAGETRAPLTSAQRLAASASIETSADPFAHEAKFFTEMRVLNRDVRIVLEGVDKYKNLIGSVYYSDGDAAKDLALELVENGYAKYVEWSANMMEEEAKRKLKNAELQAKKSRLRCWTNYVPPVTNSKAIHDQNFTGKVVEVVSGDCIIVADDSIPYGSPLAERRVNLSSIRCPKMGNPRRDEKPAAYAREAKEFLRTRLIGKQVNVQMEYSRKIAPTDGSAPSGGADNRVMDFGSVFLLSNAKPGGDDAPSSAPPTASQQTGVNVAELVVARGFGTVIRHRDFEERSNYYDVLLAAEARATSAKKGIHSNKDSPVMHITDLTTSSSKKARDFLPFLHKSRKIPAVVEYVLSGHRFKLLIPKETCSIAFSFSGVRCPGRGEPYSEEAIALMRRKIMQRDVEIEVETVDRTGTFLGSLWESRTNVALTLLEAGLAKLQTSFGGDRIPDFHLLEQAEQSAKNKKLKIWENYVEGEEVSNGATPVENKQQEVLKVIVTEVLGGGKFYVQTVGDQKIASIQQPLASLNLKDAPVVGAFNPKKGDIVLCHFLADDSWYRAMVVNTPRGPVESPKDKFEVFYIDYGNQEEVTFSQLRPLDPSVSSAPGLAQLCSLAYIKVPNLEEDFGQEAAEYLSELTLSSGKEFRAKVEDKDISGGKTKGQGTGSVLAVTLVAVDAEISVNAAMLEQGLGRIEKRSRWDKKDRQLALDNLEQFQSEAKTSRHGIWQYGDIQSDDEDSAPPPRKAGGRR from the exons ATGGCGTCAGCAGCGGCTGGACCGGGTTGGTTCAGGGGAAGGGTGAAAGCAGTTCCTTCGGGGGACTGTTTGGTCATTGTGGCCTTGTCAAGCTCTAAGCCTGGTCGCCTTCCTGAGAAGACTCTCACTTTATCATCTCTCATTGCTCCTAGACTG GCACGTAGAGGTGGTGTGGATGAGCCGTTTGCCTGGGAAAGTAGAGAGTTTCTGAGGAAGCTCTGCATTGGGAAG GAGGTGATCTTCAAAGTTGATTACACTGTGCCTTCCATAGGCAGAGAGTTTGGAAGTGTTATGCTTGGTGACAAGAATGTTTCACTGCTGGTTGTTTCTCAAGGATGGGCAAAG GTCAGAGAGCAGGGGCAACAGAAAGGAGAGGCGAGTCCCTACCTCGCAGAGCTGTTACAGTTGGAAGAACAAGCTAAACAAGAAGGTCTTGGTCGTTGGAGCAAG GTTCCTGGCGCTGCTGAGGCATCCATCAGAAATCTTCCACCTTCCGCCCTTGGAGGGGATGATAGTAAGTTCAATGCTATGGCTTTGTTAGATGCTAAAAAGGGAGTACCTATGGAAGCAATTGTTGAGCAGGTTCGTGATGGGAGTACCCTCAGGATATATTTGCTCCCAGAATTTCAGTTTGTACAAGTTTTTGTTGCTGGAATTCAG GCCCCACAAATGGGAAGGAGAGCTCCATCTGAAAGTGTTGTTGAATCAGAGTTGACAACTGATGACACTAATGGTAATGGAGATGCTGCAGGGGAAACTCGAGCCCCACTTACCTCTGCCCAAAGGCTTGCAGCTTCTGCATCCATTGAAACCTCTGCTGATCCTTTTGCACATGAAGCTAAATTTTTCACTGAGATGCGGGTGTTGAATCGAGAT GTTCGCATTGTCCTGGAAGGTGTTGATAAGTACAAAAATTTGATTGGGTCAGTGTATTATTCTGATGGTGATGCAGCAAAGGACCTGGCATTGGAGCTTGTGGAAAAT GGTTATGCCAAATATGTTGAGTGGAGTGCTAATATGATGGAAGAGGAGGCAAAGCGAAAGTTGAAGAATGCAGAGCTCCAGGCAAAGAAGAGCAGGTTAAGGTGTTGGACTAACTACGTTCCTCCCGTTACAAATTCAAAGGCAATTCATGACCAGAACTTTACTGGAAAG GTGGTGGAGGTTGTGAGTGGAGACTGCATCATTGTTGCTGATGATTCCATTCCATATGGTAGTCCTCTAGCTGAAAGGAGAGTTAACCTTTCAAGTATTAGGTGTCCAAAAATGGGCAATCCTCGTCGGGATGAAAAGCCAGCTGCCTATGCCCGCGAAgcaaaggagttcttgagaacACGTCTCATTGGAAAACAA GTGAATGTTCAAATGGAGTATTCTAGAAAGATTGCTCCCACAGATGGATCTGCACCGTCGGGAGGTGCTGATAACAGGGTGATGGATTTCGGATCAGTCTTCCTGTTGTCCAATGCAAAGCCTGGTGGTGATGATGCCCCTTCATCTGCTCCACCTACTGCAAGTCAGCAAACGGGGGTGAATGTTGCTGAGTTGGTAGTTGCACGTGGCTTCGGAACTGTCATTAGACATCGCGATTTTGAAGAAAGATCGAATTACTATGATGTTCTTCTTGCTGCTGAAGCACGGGCCACTTCTGCAAAGAAAGGGATCCATTCTAACAAAGATTCTCCAGTGATGCATATAACTGATTTGACCACG TCGTCATCCAAGAAAGCCAGAGACTTCTTGCCTTTCCTACACAAAAGTAGAAAAATTCCTGCTGTTGTGGAATATGTACTCAGTGGACACCGATTCAAATTGTTGATTCCAAAAGAAACTTGTAGTATTGCGTTTTCATTCTCTGGTGTCAGATGTCCTGGACGTGGTGAGCCATATTCAGAAGAGGCAATTGCCTTAATGAGGCGGAAGATAATGCAGAGAGATGTTGAG ATTGAGGTCGAAACTGTTGATAGAACTGGAACATTCTTGGGGTCTTTATGGGAGTCCAGGACCAATGTGGCTTTGACGCTGCTTGAAGCTGGACTAGCAAAACTTCAAACTTCATTTGGAGGTGACAGAATTCCTGATTTTCACCTTCTGGAGCAAGCTGAACAATCTGCTAAGAACAAAAAGCTGAAA ATCTGGGAGAATTATGTTGAAGGGGAAGAAGTATCTAATGGTGCGACACCTGTTGAAAACAAACAACAGGAAGTGCTTAAG GTTATTGTCACAGAAGTCTTGGGGGGTGGTAAATTCTATGTACAAACTGTTGGAGATCAAAAGATAGCATCCATTCAGCAGCCGCTTGCATCTTTGAACCTTAAGGATGCTCCAGTGGTCGGTGCTTTCAATCCCAAGAAGGGTGACATAGTCCTTTGTCATTTTCTTGCCGATGACTCTTGGTATCGGGCAATG GTTGTCAATACACCTCGGGGACCAGTTGAATCTCCAAAGGACAAATTTGAGGTGTTTTACATTGATTATGGTAACCAAGAAGAAGTAACATTCAGTCAGTTACGACCTCTTGATCCATCTGTTTCTTCTGCACCCGGTCTTGCTCAATTGTGCAGCCTTGCATACATTAAGGTTCCAAACTTGGAAGAGGATTTTGGCCAAGAAGCAGCCGAATATTTGAGCGAACTCACTTTGAGCAGTGGAAAAGAGTTCAGAGCCAAGGTTGAAGACAAAGATATTTCTGGTGGAAAAACTAAAGGTCAGGGTACCGGATCAGTCCTCGCAGTTACACTCGTTGCCGTGGACGCCGAGATCAGTGTTAATGCTGCTATGCTAGAG CAAGGACTTGGTAGGATAGAGAAAAGAAGCAGGTGGGACAAAAAAGATAGGCAGCTAGCCCTTGATAATTTGGAGCAGTTCCAGAGTGAAGCGAAGACTAGCCGTCACGGAATTTGGCAGTATGGAGACATTCAATCTGACGACGAAGACTCCGCTCCTCCTCCAAGAAAGGCCGGCGGCCGGAGATAA